The following proteins are encoded in a genomic region of Triticum dicoccoides isolate Atlit2015 ecotype Zavitan chromosome 1B, WEW_v2.0, whole genome shotgun sequence:
- the LOC119324335 gene encoding uncharacterized protein LOC119324335 codes for MCAGKLHLVVGLGEANGPEVGKKSRMPPSYAGGPRCMTENFYDGVAVLRMHASPDIITTFTCNPKWPEITESTEPGQKTVDRSDITVRVYRLKLLEYLQKIRTGRMFGPVVAVIHTGEFHKRELPHACVLVWQEKHHDRGSQLTDIDDDAPATMPPNTMETTVPMPLKLNRGATVAAFFLNRACPFPFKINGNTTVSDTTRKQGKRGSEFNALPGNPLCSPAIKTSTMGRKPDSTYLV; via the exons ATGTGCGCTGGAAAGCTCCATCTTGTTGTTGGACTTGGTGAAGCTAATGGGCCCGAGGTCGGTAAGAAGAGTAGGATGCCTCCATCTTATGCTGGTGGTCCGCGCTGTATGACTGAAAACTTCTATGATGGGGTGGCTGTTTTGCGTATGCATGCCTCGCCTGATATAATCACAACCTTCACATGTAATCCAAAGTGGCCTGAAATAACGGAGAGTACTGAACCTGGGCAAAAAACAGTCGATAGGTCTGACATTACCGTTCGAGTGTATCGCTTGAAACTTCTTGAGTACCTACAGAAAATCAGGACAGGGAGGATGTTTGGGCCTGTAGTTGCTG TTATCCACACAGGGGAGTTTCATAAGAGGGAGCTGCCGCATGCGTGTGTCCTTGTTTGGCAAGAGAAGCATCATGACCGG GGTTCTCAACTgactgatattgatgatgatgctccTGCTACTATGCCTCCTAACACGATGGAAACTACAGTTCCTATGCCACTTAAGCTTAACAG GGGTGCTACTGTTGCTgctttttttttgaaccgggcgtGCCCCTTTCCATTTAAGATAAACGGAAATACAACAGTCTCCGATACAACCAGGAAGCAAGGAAAGAGAGGCAGCGAGTTCAACGCACTACCAGGAAACCCACTGTGCTCGCCCGCCATCAAAACGAGCACCATGGGGCGAAAACCTGACAGCACCTACTTAGTTTGA